The Paracoccus sp. MA genome contains a region encoding:
- the mreC gene encoding rod shape-determining protein MreC, which produces MARKGPDYAAPVRRILVSLLVLFLLAVFLFWQIDSPRAERMRAAFIDRFVPSFDWVMAPVTRVSRMVAGFQSYARLYEQNQELRRELQKMSAWKEAAVQLEQENAKLLAQNSVRIDPALTSVSGVVLTDSGTAFRQSVLLNVGARDGILDGWATMDGLGLVGRISGVGQTTSRVMLLTDPSSRIPVTILPSGQHALLTGDNTALPALDFIESPENLRPGDRVVSSGDGGVFPPGLPVGQVALASDGRLRVRLAADYGRLEFLRVLRSHPAEQLSDTGLLIPPPSADFIGPPLPPLSDLQAAGAEAEAADD; this is translated from the coding sequence ATGGCGCGCAAGGGCCCTGATTACGCGGCTCCGGTCCGCCGCATCCTGGTTTCGCTGCTGGTGCTGTTCCTGCTGGCGGTGTTCCTGTTCTGGCAGATCGACAGTCCCAGGGCCGAACGCATGCGCGCGGCCTTCATCGACCGCTTCGTGCCCAGCTTCGACTGGGTGATGGCGCCGGTGACCCGGGTCTCGCGCATGGTGGCGGGCTTCCAGTCCTATGCCCGGCTCTACGAGCAGAATCAGGAATTGCGCCGCGAGCTGCAGAAGATGTCGGCCTGGAAAGAGGCCGCCGTGCAGCTGGAGCAGGAAAACGCCAAGCTGCTGGCGCAGAACAGCGTGCGGATCGATCCGGCCCTGACCTCGGTCTCGGGGGTGGTGCTGACCGACAGCGGCACGGCCTTCCGGCAATCGGTGCTGCTGAACGTCGGCGCGCGCGACGGCATCCTGGACGGCTGGGCGACCATGGACGGGCTGGGGCTCGTCGGGCGCATCTCGGGCGTCGGGCAGACCACCAGCCGGGTCATGCTGCTGACCGATCCCTCCAGCCGCATCCCGGTGACCATCCTGCCCTCGGGCCAGCACGCGCTGCTGACCGGCGACAACACCGCCCTGCCGGCGCTGGACTTCATCGAAAGCCCCGAGAACCTGCGCCCCGGCGACCGGGTGGTCAGCTCGGGCGACGGCGGCGTGTTCCCGCCGGGCCTGCCGGTCGGCCAGGTGGCGCTGGCCAGCGACGGCCGGCTGCGGGTGCGGCTGGCCGCCGATTACGGGCGGCTGGAATTCCTGCGGGTGCTGCGCAGCCACCCGGCCGAGCAACTCTCGGATACCGGACTGCTGATCCCGCCGCCGAGCGCCGATTTCATCGGCCCGCCGCTGCCGCCGCTGTCCGACCTGCAAGCGGCCGGCGCCGAGGCCGAGGCCGCGGATGATTGA
- a CDS encoding rod shape-determining protein MreD — MIEPARRQRLLGQALFVALFLAILFWRLLPLAPGRIGWPGPDLGLCLALVWVLRRPEQVPVLTIAVLFLIEDILLLHPIGLGAALAVIGTEAARKREQRWRELPFMVEWLRVAMLLALMMVANRFLLVIFFLPLPPFGQVILQYIATVAAYPLVAGLAGWVLGLPRGRAERDTRHR, encoded by the coding sequence ATGATTGAGCCGGCCCGCCGCCAGCGGCTGCTGGGACAGGCGCTGTTCGTGGCGCTGTTCCTGGCGATCCTGTTCTGGCGGCTGCTGCCGCTGGCGCCGGGCCGCATCGGCTGGCCGGGGCCGGACCTGGGGCTGTGCCTGGCGCTGGTCTGGGTGCTGCGCCGCCCCGAACAGGTCCCGGTGCTGACCATCGCCGTCCTGTTCCTGATCGAGGACATCCTGCTGCTTCACCCCATCGGGCTGGGCGCAGCGCTGGCCGTGATCGGCACCGAGGCCGCCCGCAAGCGCGAGCAGCGTTGGCGAGAGCTGCCTTTCATGGTTGAATGGTTGCGCGTGGCGATGCTTCTGGCCTTGATGATGGTGGCGAACCGCTTCCTGCTGGTGATCTTCTTCCTGCCCCTGCCGCCCTTCGGGCAGGTGATCCTGCAATACATCGCCACGGTCGCGGCCTATCCGCTGGTCGCGGGGCTTGCCGGCTGGGTGCTGGGCCTGCCGCGTGGCCGCGCCGAACGAGACACGAGGCATCGCTGA
- the mrdA gene encoding penicillin-binding protein 2 gives MRKSEREIAESSRLITRRVLMLGAIQAAVVSALGLKLRSMQIEHADQYRMLSDGNSIKIRLLPPARGLILDRHGTIIAGNEQNYRVTLTREEAGDISTVIARLRHIIPMSDRQAAEILEEIRKRSAVTPVLVADRLSWAEFSSIALNAPALPGVTPEAGLSRSYPRAGDFAHVLGYVGPVSDYDLSKIEDPDPVLRLPEFQLGKVGMEAKLEESLRGKAGSRRVEVNSAGREMRELSRQEGQQGATVQTTLDAGLQNYATQRLGNESAAAVVMDVTNGDILAISSSPVFDPNKFVRGISGPDYRALMNHDHRPLADKTVQGVYPPGSTFKMVTLLAGLESGVINPGSRFFCPGYTQVAGRRFHCWSRGGHGTIDAVRSLEQSCDVYYYELAQRVGIDRIAAMARKLGIGVRHELPMSAIAEGIAPDRAWKRARYSQEWQVGDSLNASIGQGYVLASPLQLAVMTARVATGRAVAPRLVRAIDGQAEPLPEWPELDINPLHLRTARAGMDAVMNGSHGTARRSRIIAPEWQMAGKTGTSQVRNITAAERARGVISNEQLPWNRRDHALFVCFAPYDMPRYAVSVVVEHGGGGSAVAAPIARDILLYALADGLPPLSAYPEGERAKVQEMWSRMNLIPSARKGQERAKA, from the coding sequence ATGCGCAAGTCGGAACGCGAAATCGCCGAAAGCAGCCGCCTCATCACCCGCCGGGTGCTGATGCTGGGGGCGATCCAGGCAGCGGTGGTCTCGGCACTGGGGCTGAAGCTGCGCTCGATGCAGATCGAGCATGCCGACCAGTATCGCATGCTGTCGGACGGCAATTCGATCAAGATCCGGCTGCTGCCGCCGGCGCGCGGGCTGATCCTGGACCGCCACGGCACGATCATCGCCGGGAACGAGCAGAACTACCGCGTCACCCTGACCCGCGAGGAGGCCGGCGACATCTCGACCGTGATCGCCCGGCTGCGTCACATCATCCCGATGTCCGACCGCCAAGCCGCCGAGATCCTGGAAGAGATCCGCAAGCGCAGCGCCGTCACCCCGGTGCTGGTCGCCGACCGGCTGAGCTGGGCCGAGTTTTCCTCGATCGCGCTCAACGCCCCCGCCCTGCCGGGCGTCACGCCCGAGGCGGGCCTGTCGCGCAGCTATCCGCGCGCCGGCGATTTCGCGCATGTGCTGGGCTATGTCGGCCCGGTCTCGGATTACGACCTGTCGAAGATCGAGGATCCGGACCCGGTGCTGCGCCTGCCCGAGTTCCAGCTGGGCAAGGTCGGCATGGAGGCCAAGCTGGAGGAGTCGCTGCGCGGCAAGGCCGGCTCGCGCCGGGTCGAGGTGAACAGCGCCGGGCGCGAGATGCGCGAGCTGTCGCGGCAGGAAGGCCAGCAGGGCGCCACGGTGCAGACCACGCTGGACGCCGGGCTGCAGAATTACGCCACCCAGCGGCTGGGCAACGAAAGCGCCGCCGCCGTGGTGATGGACGTGACCAATGGCGACATCCTGGCCATCTCGTCCTCGCCGGTCTTCGACCCGAACAAGTTCGTGCGCGGCATCTCGGGGCCGGATTACCGGGCGCTGATGAACCACGACCACCGGCCGCTGGCCGACAAGACCGTGCAGGGCGTCTATCCGCCCGGCTCGACCTTCAAGATGGTGACGCTGCTGGCCGGGCTGGAATCCGGGGTGATCAATCCCGGCTCGCGCTTCTTCTGCCCGGGCTATACCCAGGTCGCCGGCCGCCGCTTCCATTGCTGGAGCCGGGGCGGCCACGGCACCATCGATGCGGTGCGCAGCCTCGAACAGTCCTGCGACGTCTATTACTACGAGCTGGCGCAGCGCGTCGGCATCGACCGCATCGCCGCCATGGCGCGCAAGCTGGGCATCGGCGTGCGCCACGAGCTGCCGATGTCTGCCATCGCCGAGGGCATCGCCCCCGACCGCGCCTGGAAGCGGGCGCGCTATTCCCAGGAATGGCAGGTCGGCGATTCGCTCAACGCCTCGATCGGCCAGGGCTATGTGCTGGCCTCGCCGCTGCAACTGGCGGTGATGACGGCGCGGGTGGCGACGGGGCGGGCGGTGGCGCCGCGGCTGGTGCGCGCCATCGACGGCCAGGCCGAGCCGCTGCCGGAATGGCCGGAGCTGGACATCAACCCGCTGCACCTGCGCACGGCGCGGGCCGGCATGGACGCGGTGATGAACGGCAGCCACGGCACGGCGCGGCGCTCACGCATCATCGCGCCGGAATGGCAGATGGCGGGCAAGACCGGCACCTCGCAGGTGCGCAACATCACCGCCGCCGAACGCGCCCGCGGGGTCATCTCGAACGAGCAGCTGCCCTGGAACCGGCGGGACCATGCGCTGTTCGTCTGCTTCGCGCCCTATGACATGCCGCGCTATGCGGTCTCGGTGGTGGTCGAGCATGGCGGCGGCGGCTCGGCCGTGGCCGCGCCCATCGCCCGCGACATCCTGCTTTACGCGCTGGCGGACGGGCTGCCGCCGCTTTCCGCCTATCCCGAGGGCGAGCGCGCCAAGGTGCAGGAGATGTGGTCGCGCATGAACCTGATCCCCTCGGCCCGCAAGGGGCAAGAGCGCGCAAAGGCCTGA